One Microcaecilia unicolor chromosome 8, aMicUni1.1, whole genome shotgun sequence DNA window includes the following coding sequences:
- the TBL3 gene encoding transducin beta-like protein 3, which produces MAESSTVRFKTNYAVSKKIEPFYKGGKIQISRDGKNMFCTCGTRLNILDVETGAVTHSIEQDDQEEITSFTLSPDDEILVTGSRALLLKQWDWRENKCSRTWKAIHTAPVASMTFDSTSTLLATGGCDSTIKIWDVIKQYCTHNLRGSSGVVHLVEFHPDISRLQLFSSSMDYKIRIWDLSSSRCLVALETHYSAVTSLSFTADGSTLLSSGRDKVCTIWDLKTQKPKRTIPVYESVEAAVVLPKSKTSRPPGVQSQGLHFITAGSKGILRIWDAETAICVYTQTLPYPLPKSAEENASEHSLTHCLLVPTRSEIAAVTVEHNILLYDLQTMQLRKQFAGYSEEVLDVKFLGPADSYIVVATNSPQLKIFELATSNCQILHGHTETVLAVDVFRKGLKFASCAKDRCVRIWRMDTSGQVTCVAVGSGHTHGVGTVACSRLKEAFIVSGSQDCTLKIWKLPKSLSCKNRGDDGSWTPEVLHAHLTEKGHDKVINSITVSPNDKLVASGSQDRTAKLWAAEDCSLLGIFRGHKRGIWCVQFSPMDQVLASSSADGTLKLWSLQDFSCLKTFEGHDASVLKLVFVSRGTQLLTSGSDGLLKLWTIKTNECVKTLDVHEDKVWGLHCNRQDDAIMTGSSDSTIVLWKDVTETELAEAQAKQEELIEKKQELSNLLHEKKYVRALGLALSLDQPHTTLMVIKAILQETHGVEKLEETLLKLRQDQKESLLKYSITWNTNSRNCHEAQTIIGILLKHETPETLLQYNGIKTAVEVLIPYTERHLQRMGRLLQASMFLDFMWQNMKLSDTSSPWDGQKHPEPVTASLQLAKET; this is translated from the exons atggcAGAGAGCAGCACAGTCCGCTTCAAAACCAA CTATGCAGTTTCCAAAAAAATTGAACCTTTCTACAAAGGAGGAAAAATTCAG ATAAGCAGAGATGGGAAAAACATGTTTTGTACTTGTGGAACACGGCTGAACATTTTAGATGTTGAAACAGGAGCAGTTACCCACAGTATTGAGCAG GACGACCAGGAAGAGATAACGTCATTTACCCTCAGTCCTGATGATGAG ATCCTGGTCACCGGAAGCCGGGCCCTACTGCTCAAGCAGTGGGACTGGAGGGAGAATAAATGTTCCCGGACCTGGAAGGCCATCCACACAGCACCTGTGGCCAGCATGACCTTTGACTCAACCTCCACTTTGTTAGCTACAG GTGGCTGCGACAGTACCATTAAGATCTGGGACGTGATCAAACAATACTGTACCCACAATCTGAGGGGCTCTTCCGGGGTTGTCCA CTTAGTGGAATTCCATCCTGACATCTCCCGGTTACAGCTCTTCTCCTCTTCCATGGACTACAAAATCCGGATCTGGGATCTGAGTTCCAGCCGCTGCCTGGTTGCACTTGAGACTCATTACAGTGCGGTCACGTCCCTGTCCTTCACGGCGGATGGTTCTACGCTGCTCAG TTCAGGTCGTGATAAAGTCTGCACAATCTGGGATCTGAAGacacagaaacccaaaagaacCATTCCGGTGTATGAG AGTGTGGAAGCAGCTGTGGTGTTACCAAAGTCCAAAACGTCCCGTCCTCCAGGAGTCCAGAGCCAGGGTTTGCACTTCATCACAGCCGGAAGCAAAG GGATCCTACGCATCTGGGACGCCGAGACAGCCATCTGTGTGTATACCCAGACTCTTCCTTACCCTCTTCCAAAGAGCGCAGAGGAGAATGCTAGCGAGCACAGTCTGACGCACTGTCTTCTGGTTCCCACTCGGAGTGAGATTGCTGCTGTTACGGTGGAACATAATATTCTCCTGTATGACTTGCAAACGATGCAGCTGAGGAAACAG TTTGCTGGTTACAGTGAGGAGGTTTTGGACGTGAAGTTCCTGGGCCCTGCAGACTCGTATATCGTGGTTGCTACTAACAGTCCTCAGCTGAAGATCTTTGAGCTGGCAACGTCCAATTGCCAGATTCTGCATGGTCACACAG AAACAGTGCTTGCTGTGGACGTGTTCAGGAAAGGGTTGAAGTTTGCAAGCTGTGCTAag GACAGATGTGTCAGAATTTGGCGGATGGATACCTCTGGTCAGGTGACCTGTGTGGCAGTGGGATCCGGTCATACACACGGTGTGGGTACAGTAGCGTGTTCaag GTTGAAAGAAGCCTTTATAGTCAGTGGCAGTCAGGACTGCACTCTGAAGATCTGGAAGCTGCCAAAGTCCCTCTCATGCAAGAACAGAGGCGACGACGGGAGCTGGACACCTGAAGTGTTACACGCCCACCTGACTGAGAAGGGCCATGACAAG GTCATAAACAGCATCACGGTGTCTCCCAATGATAAATTGGTTGCTTCAGGGTCACAGGACAGGACAGCGAAGCTGTGGGCTGCTGAGGACTGTTCACTGCTGGGCATCTTCCGCGGACACAAGCGTGGCATCTGGTGTGTGCAGTTCTCCCCCATGGATCAGGTTTTGGCATCATCGTCCGCGGATGGGACACTGAAGCTTTGGTCACTGCAGGACTTCAGCTGTCTGAAG ACATTTGAGGGTCACGATGCCTCAGTGCTGAAGCTTGTGTTTGTGAGCCGAGGGACTCAGCTTCTCACAAG TGGTTCTGATGGGCTCTTAAAACTCTGGACCATTAAAACCAATGAGTGTGTGAAAACCTTAGATGTTCATGAGGATAAAGTCTGGGGCCTACACTGCAACAGACAGGATGATGCAATAATGACCGGCTCCAGCGATTCCACCATCGTCTTATGGAAG GATGTCACAGAAACTGAACTGGCAGAAGCGCAGGCGAAGCAGGAGGAGCTGATCGAGAA GAAACAAGAACTGTCCAACCTGCTGCACGAGAAGAAGTATGTCCGGGCTTTGGGCCTGGCTCTGAGCCTGGACCAGCCACACACAACATTGATGGTGATAAAGG CCATCCTGCAAGAAACTCATGGGGTAGAGAAGTTAGAAGAAACCTTGTTGAAACTGCGCCAGGATCAGAAAG AGTCCTTGCTGAAATATTCCATCACGTGGAATACGAACTCTCGGAACTGCCATGAGGCTCAGACCATCATCGGGATCCTTCTGAAGCACGAGACCCCCGAGACGCTTCTGCAGTACAATGGGATCAAGACAGCGGTGGAAGTGCTCATCCCTTATACCG AGCGGCACTTGCAGAGGATGGGGCGGCTGTTGCAGGCCTCCATGTTTCTGGACTTCATGTGGCAGAACATGAAATTGAGCGACACCTCGTCTCCCTGGGATGGGCAGAAGCATCCGGAGCCAGTCACAGCATCCCTACAGCTAGCAAAGGAAACTTAA